A portion of the Pedobacter cryoconitis genome contains these proteins:
- a CDS encoding S8 family peptidase, producing MNTLKNKVVLRGIFSAALIAGLGFSSFAQVQKDNWHNLDFKKDSVFGVSTEKAYLELLKGKKSTPVIVGVLDGGVDIKHEDLLSVIWVNKKEIAGNGKDDDKNGYIDDVNGWNFIGSAKGSVSHEALELTRVLRRDKARFEGVTAETVKPADKPAFEQYQKEQADFDKQTNEAKNAVANIGGLKIALDAMVKNMGKENPTLADFQNYKASSDMEGRLKNIMVSQLQNSTFEEFYKAQIVKGLDHYQDQLAYNLNLDFDPRAEFVGDNYADSKQRNYGNNDVTGPDASHGTHVSGIIAANRTNTIGIKGVADNVQIMGVRSVPDGDERDKDVANAIRYAVSNGAKVLNMSFGKAYSWDKNAVDEAVKYAMSKDVLIIQAAGNDNKNLDVEKSFPDRRYEGGGTAEAYIVVGASGSADDKTLKADFSNYGKTTVDVFAPGVKIYSTVPGSKYEAYNGTSMAAPVVAGVAALIREYYPKLTAVQVKDILMKSVVKVDHNVDIEGAEGETPKSVPFADICISGGIINAYNALKLAADYK from the coding sequence ATGAACACATTAAAAAATAAAGTTGTATTGCGCGGAATATTCAGTGCCGCACTTATAGCTGGGTTAGGATTCAGCTCTTTTGCTCAGGTTCAAAAAGATAACTGGCATAATCTTGACTTTAAGAAAGATTCTGTATTTGGCGTAAGTACTGAAAAAGCCTACCTGGAATTACTAAAAGGTAAAAAATCAACACCAGTGATTGTAGGCGTACTGGATGGTGGAGTTGACATCAAGCATGAAGATTTACTAAGTGTAATCTGGGTAAATAAAAAAGAAATCGCTGGAAATGGAAAAGACGACGATAAAAACGGATATATAGATGATGTAAATGGCTGGAACTTTATTGGTTCAGCGAAAGGATCTGTAAGCCACGAAGCACTGGAACTTACCCGTGTATTGCGCAGAGATAAAGCTAGATTTGAAGGCGTAACTGCCGAAACAGTTAAACCTGCTGACAAACCAGCATTTGAACAATATCAAAAAGAACAAGCTGATTTTGACAAGCAAACCAATGAAGCTAAAAATGCTGTTGCAAATATTGGCGGTTTAAAAATCGCACTGGATGCAATGGTAAAGAATATGGGTAAAGAAAATCCAACTTTAGCTGATTTCCAAAACTATAAAGCTTCATCTGATATGGAAGGCCGTTTGAAAAATATCATGGTTTCCCAATTGCAGAATTCAACTTTTGAAGAGTTTTACAAAGCACAGATCGTGAAAGGCCTGGACCACTATCAGGATCAACTGGCTTATAATTTAAACCTTGACTTTGATCCCAGAGCTGAGTTTGTAGGGGATAATTATGCAGACAGCAAACAAAGAAATTATGGAAATAATGACGTTACAGGTCCTGATGCAAGTCACGGAACACACGTATCTGGAATTATAGCTGCAAACCGTACCAATACTATAGGTATTAAAGGGGTAGCAGATAATGTTCAGATTATGGGTGTCCGTAGTGTACCAGATGGCGATGAACGCGATAAAGATGTTGCCAATGCAATCCGTTACGCAGTTTCTAATGGGGCAAAGGTGCTAAATATGAGTTTTGGTAAAGCTTATTCATGGGATAAGAATGCTGTTGATGAAGCCGTTAAATACGCGATGTCCAAAGATGTATTGATTATTCAGGCAGCAGGTAATGACAATAAAAATCTTGATGTAGAAAAAAGCTTTCCGGACCGCAGATATGAAGGTGGTGGAACAGCAGAAGCTTATATTGTAGTAGGTGCTTCGGGATCTGCAGATGACAAAACTTTAAAAGCAGATTTTTCTAACTATGGAAAAACAACTGTTGATGTATTTGCACCAGGTGTGAAAATCTATTCTACAGTACCAGGATCGAAATATGAAGCCTATAATGGTACAAGTATGGCTGCTCCTGTAGTTGCAGGCGTTGCTGCATTAATCAGAGAATATTATCCTAAACTTACCGCTGTACAGGTTAAGGATATCCTAATGAAGTCCGTGGTGAAAGTTGACCACAATGTGGATATTGAAGGTGCTGAAGGAGAAACACCGAAATCGGTTCCTTTTGCAGATATATGTATCTCAGGTGGAATTATCAATGCTTATAATGCCTTGAAATTAGCTGCTGATTACAAATAG